Proteins from a single region of Streptomyces vinaceus:
- a CDS encoding OmpA family protein, producing the protein MNKRHRVSAATAVAGLVIAGAHVLGATSAYADDAKPSAPPGTEPSAAAPVPIDSNAPGLKIPQGGTLAPVKVLDIAEVVEDLGGEQRRQETNQTVMMALQSEVLFPENSAVFNAQAAARIQAIANEINTQKATRVRVFGFTDDQGSYEHGKELSKQRADAVQAELAKTVTSPGVVYDVRGYSEDYPIADNGTEEGRKKNRRVEITFPRTTPAGGS; encoded by the coding sequence ATGAATAAACGCCACCGCGTCTCCGCAGCGACAGCCGTCGCCGGCCTCGTCATCGCCGGTGCCCATGTGCTGGGTGCGACCAGCGCCTACGCCGACGACGCGAAGCCGTCCGCACCCCCCGGCACGGAACCCTCCGCTGCCGCACCGGTGCCCATCGATTCCAACGCGCCCGGCCTGAAGATCCCCCAGGGCGGGACCCTGGCTCCGGTCAAGGTGCTGGACATCGCCGAGGTCGTCGAGGACCTCGGGGGTGAGCAGCGGCGGCAGGAGACCAACCAGACCGTCATGATGGCCCTGCAGTCCGAGGTGCTCTTCCCCGAGAACAGTGCCGTCTTCAACGCCCAGGCCGCCGCCCGGATACAGGCCATCGCCAACGAGATCAACACGCAGAAGGCGACCCGCGTCCGGGTCTTCGGGTTCACCGACGACCAGGGCAGCTACGAGCACGGCAAGGAGCTCTCCAAGCAGCGCGCCGACGCCGTTCAGGCCGAGCTCGCCAAGACCGTCACCAGCCCCGGCGTCGTCTACGACGTCCGCGGCTACAGCGAGGACTACCCGATCGCCGACAACGGCACCGAGGAAGGCCGCAAGAAGAACCGCCGGGTCGAGATCACCTTCCCCCGCACCACCCCAGCCGGCGGCAGCTAA
- a CDS encoding pilus assembly protein TadG-related protein, whose translation MISAKFDERGQAFPLYIVLVAGMLFAAFAFFVFGQAALTRSNAQGAADAAALAAARDARDHLVPGVDFAKFEPEDWERILRGELLDSTGSCAEASSFAAKNDASATCTPRARGFAVEATTNGTVGKSVVPGTGSVHGRAKATAAIEPRCTLDAAPAPAPTPSPTPTQGPTPALPVTFKCKGGKDLVVDPSKPDPWRKIARTLFDVRLVD comes from the coding sequence GTGATCTCGGCGAAGTTCGACGAACGAGGACAGGCATTCCCCCTCTACATCGTGCTGGTGGCGGGGATGCTTTTCGCCGCGTTCGCCTTCTTCGTCTTCGGGCAGGCGGCACTCACGCGCAGCAACGCGCAAGGTGCCGCCGACGCGGCCGCCCTCGCAGCCGCGCGGGACGCCCGAGACCACCTGGTCCCGGGCGTGGACTTCGCGAAGTTCGAACCCGAGGACTGGGAGAGGATCCTTCGTGGGGAACTGCTGGACTCGACCGGTTCCTGCGCGGAAGCGAGCAGCTTCGCAGCCAAGAACGACGCGTCGGCGACCTGCACTCCACGGGCTCGCGGGTTCGCGGTCGAGGCGACGACCAACGGGACGGTCGGGAAGTCCGTCGTTCCGGGTACCGGCAGCGTGCATGGACGGGCGAAGGCAACCGCGGCGATCGAGCCGCGCTGCACCCTGGACGCCGCTCCGGCGCCTGCCCCCACCCCGTCCCCGACGCCCACCCAGGGCCCGACTCCGGCGCTGCCGGTGACGTTCAAGTGCAAGGGCGGGAAAGACCTGGTGGTGGACCCTTCGAAGCCCGACCCCTGGCGCAAGATCGCCAGGACCCTGTTTGACGTGCGTTTGGTCGATTGA